A genomic region of bacterium contains the following coding sequences:
- a CDS encoding T9SS type A sorting domain-containing protein: MKLHLVKCWLVVIFALLAADRASSQLVLEWYATTPSNENHEVRAIALTNSGKQMYVSDSYPDAVLVFRDEPSGTPIFTFGDPAWSSWVGPYGIDVATDGWVYLAVWAENDADHALWRCRADGKKLERLCGLPQSPRGIKAVGQGRNTVVYVSGTLGLVIRCVQTRPNEFEAEVLFESGVILNQQYVLPVNAQKTIYVSSWTLPGETPYDTPITKWDNQNGVWTRDEGFSVGYVPAGNVPSMICDRKEDALYFLHMEAYASDRKARIYKVNPQSGEEMAWIAVGSSIGSGGRGGIDISQHGEVFFAIKQGMVDGYYLSAIGKVIDMDFAKPGGAADSGGGAVPSAYVLHQNYPNPFNPSTTIEFALPQASFVTLKIYDLLGNEVATLVSEKLPAGRHQRVWEAKGLASGVYLYQLCAGELSQVRKMALLR, translated from the coding sequence ATGAAATTGCATTTGGTGAAATGTTGGCTCGTCGTGATCTTTGCTCTGCTTGCTGCCGATCGCGCGTCGAGCCAGTTGGTGCTGGAGTGGTATGCTACCACGCCCAGCAATGAGAATCATGAAGTGCGAGCAATTGCCCTGACCAATTCCGGCAAGCAAATGTATGTTTCCGACTCGTACCCCGATGCCGTGCTGGTCTTCCGAGATGAGCCGAGCGGAACGCCCATTTTCACGTTTGGCGATCCTGCCTGGTCGAGTTGGGTTGGCCCCTACGGTATTGATGTCGCGACCGACGGTTGGGTCTACCTCGCGGTGTGGGCGGAGAATGACGCCGATCACGCCTTGTGGCGCTGCCGCGCAGACGGCAAAAAGCTGGAGCGGCTTTGCGGCTTGCCGCAATCGCCCCGAGGCATCAAAGCAGTGGGGCAGGGCAGAAACACTGTGGTGTATGTTTCCGGCACGCTGGGCCTGGTGATTCGTTGTGTGCAAACTAGGCCAAACGAATTCGAAGCGGAAGTGTTGTTCGAAAGCGGCGTTATTTTGAACCAGCAGTATGTGTTGCCGGTCAACGCGCAGAAGACGATCTATGTCAGCTCGTGGACTCTTCCCGGAGAGACACCGTACGACACGCCGATCACCAAGTGGGATAACCAGAACGGAGTTTGGACAAGGGACGAGGGCTTTTCCGTCGGTTATGTGCCGGCTGGCAACGTGCCCTCCATGATATGTGACCGCAAAGAGGATGCGCTTTATTTCCTGCATATGGAGGCTTACGCAAGCGATCGGAAAGCACGCATATACAAAGTCAATCCTCAAAGCGGCGAGGAAATGGCCTGGATAGCGGTTGGCAGCAGCATCGGATCGGGCGGTCGAGGTGGCATCGATATCAGCCAGCATGGTGAAGTATTCTTTGCCATCAAGCAGGGCATGGTCGACGGGTACTACCTTTCCGCAATTGGCAAAGTCATTGACATGGATTTCGCCAAACCCGGCGGCGCTGCAGATTCCGGCGGTGGGGCAGTTCCCTCAGCTTATGTGCTCCACCAGAATTATCCCAATCCTTTCAACCCCAGCACCACCATCGAATTTGCCCTACCGCAAGCGAGCTTTGTCACCCTGAAGATTTATGATCTGCTGGGCAATGAAGTCGCCACGTTGGTTTCGGAAAAACTACCGGCGGGCAGGCACCAGCGCGTGTGGGAGGCGAAGGGTTTGGCGAGCGGGGTGTATCTCTATCAACTATGCGCAGGAGAGCTTTCACAGGTGAGGAAGATGGCCCTGCTGCGCTAA
- a CDS encoding energy transducer TonB, translated as MILHWKREPLFQLFPYGAPELQGVHNVYLSWAASAAIVFHLLVLGFWLSGRLLSEEPEVRLVHLRVIRDVAELGPPPAIASAAQALAIKSPVARPSVGVPVPVPDALITPEATLATQEEMSQMQAPLTAGETGGDSMVVAPGAILYGESAEEPGMDEFIPFEMPPMVVKRVEPVYPELARKAGLQSKIVVKALVDKRGQVKKVVPIQGHEIFHEAAIQAIMQWVFKPALQQNEPVAVWVAVPLNFVLKESQKK; from the coding sequence ATGATATTGCACTGGAAACGTGAGCCGCTTTTCCAGCTTTTTCCTTACGGGGCGCCCGAGCTGCAGGGGGTCCACAACGTGTACCTGTCGTGGGCAGCGAGCGCCGCCATCGTGTTTCATCTTCTGGTGCTGGGATTCTGGTTGAGTGGGCGCCTGCTCAGTGAGGAGCCGGAGGTGCGCTTGGTGCACTTGCGGGTGATTCGGGATGTGGCCGAGCTCGGTCCGCCGCCTGCCATTGCCAGCGCGGCGCAAGCTCTGGCGATCAAAAGCCCGGTCGCACGGCCGTCCGTTGGTGTGCCGGTTCCCGTTCCTGATGCGCTGATCACGCCGGAGGCGACGCTGGCAACTCAGGAGGAGATGTCCCAAATGCAGGCGCCTTTGACAGCCGGCGAAACCGGCGGGGATTCCATGGTGGTGGCGCCGGGCGCAATCCTTTACGGCGAGTCGGCGGAAGAGCCCGGCATGGATGAGTTCATTCCGTTCGAGATGCCGCCCATGGTGGTCAAGCGAGTGGAGCCGGTCTATCCTGAGCTGGCGCGCAAAGCCGGCCTGCAGAGCAAGATTGTGGTGAAGGCACTGGTGGACAAACGCGGGCAGGTCAAAAAAGTCGTACCGATTCAGGGCCACGAGATTTTCCACGAGGCGGCAATCCAGGCGATCATGCAATGGGTGTTCAAACCTGCACTGCAGCAAAACGAGCCGGTGGCGGTGTGGGTGGCCGTCCCGCTGAACTTCGTGCTGAAAGAATCTCAGAAAAAGTAG
- a CDS encoding FG-GAP-like repeat-containing protein encodes MRRLGLGAALLLLGLLLAPSLWAGDGNNNFRLAVTDAPDDSADSNARDIVSGCDLDQDGRYEIIITDYSYGGRAHVYEIVGNDALAWVWSSPGTDSPEWAPARAVQVADLDADGRGEILLSICQNGAAPGTAGIHVFEWDGVTDNGYGATPIAVIPIDATLTGGFTEDFAVADLDGDLRPEILYLNRGSFEQNRCYVLSITGSFESSWSVNAEAVYRQEAGDLNGSPWDVAVADLDGDGFKEAIYSLRDGGGGMFIVEATGPDSYVPAITLHLDPYANGYSLEGMAAADVNSDGKDELYVALQRTGNVASSGPLILVSSGDDEVAAMTFADNVRYLRDDGAGCYGLAIGDQDHGAGSDGPDIYLTSFGSEGVGGFIQDFEIVGSDLLAPASYVEHVIFQDLASAWPGGFFQIDIPGVDLDGDGRREVVVSYTGETATGVYFRILEFDPNDPALTLVTPNGGESWTEGTSETIVWSSGNFIGGVDLDYTTDGGITWKSIVKYFPNHGSYDWSVPFDPADQVLVRIAAAGSGAPFDLSDDYFTIAVCVNQSPIAAAGADQTLAATSPAGAAVTLDGSGSTDPDHDPLTYTWYENGEVIAGPTSEATSQISLALGVHDLELTVDDDKGGADTDQVTITVEEGLEMFALYANKFVEIRECDGSEGWAGSNGKLTVLTGTPSTMAIDLRALGDITIYRDNTIAGDVISNASIHLNPRSTVTGATIEHAARLPLPLPDPVFTAGGNNVVVAKKGSRSLTPGSYGNVTVGKSGKLYLRAGEYYWTSLRLGQSSEILMDLSEGSLQVNIVGSLTTGDDAVIAIAPAGSSTTRAVLFTVLDDGVVSLGNAVTFMGTLLAPQAHVKTSSELRMQGAIYADSITGLKRAVFLHHSSMQQLPKPAGVMDEKTAAWPQEFALLPNFPNPFNPETEIRFALPEAGSVVLKIFNTLGEEIRILVDARFEAGYHRVRWDGRDRNGKSAASGVYFCQLRAGGSVQVMKMSLLR; translated from the coding sequence ATGAGACGTTTGGGCTTGGGCGCTGCGCTGCTGCTTTTGGGATTGCTGCTGGCGCCGAGCCTGTGGGCTGGGGACGGCAATAACAACTTTCGCCTGGCGGTAACCGACGCGCCCGATGACAGCGCCGATTCCAATGCCAGAGACATCGTATCCGGTTGCGATTTGGATCAAGACGGCAGGTATGAAATTATCATCACCGATTACAGCTACGGTGGCCGGGCACACGTTTATGAAATCGTGGGCAACGACGCGCTCGCCTGGGTGTGGTCCTCTCCCGGTACCGACTCGCCTGAGTGGGCGCCCGCCCGTGCCGTACAAGTGGCGGACTTGGATGCCGATGGCCGCGGGGAAATCCTGCTTTCGATCTGCCAGAATGGCGCCGCCCCTGGAACTGCCGGAATTCATGTGTTCGAATGGGACGGCGTGACCGACAATGGCTATGGGGCCACGCCGATTGCCGTTATTCCCATTGATGCCACCCTGACCGGCGGTTTCACTGAAGATTTCGCGGTTGCTGATCTCGATGGTGATCTGCGCCCTGAGATTCTTTACCTCAACCGCGGCAGCTTCGAGCAAAACCGCTGCTATGTGCTCTCGATTACGGGATCATTTGAAAGTTCCTGGTCAGTGAATGCAGAAGCCGTCTATCGTCAGGAAGCCGGAGATCTCAATGGCTCTCCCTGGGATGTCGCCGTGGCTGACTTGGATGGCGACGGTTTCAAAGAAGCCATCTATTCGTTACGCGACGGCGGCGGGGGAATGTTCATCGTGGAAGCAACGGGGCCTGACAGCTACGTTCCCGCAATCACGTTGCACCTCGATCCCTACGCCAATGGCTACAGCCTGGAAGGTATGGCCGCGGCTGACGTGAACAGCGACGGCAAAGATGAGCTTTATGTCGCCCTCCAACGAACCGGCAACGTCGCTTCCAGCGGCCCTCTGATCCTCGTCAGCAGCGGCGACGACGAAGTTGCGGCCATGACGTTTGCAGATAATGTCCGCTATCTTCGCGACGACGGTGCCGGCTGCTACGGCCTGGCCATCGGCGACCAGGATCACGGCGCCGGCAGCGACGGTCCGGATATCTATCTCACCTCCTTTGGCAGCGAGGGCGTGGGTGGTTTCATTCAGGATTTCGAGATCGTCGGCAGCGATCTCCTCGCTCCCGCCAGTTACGTTGAGCATGTGATCTTTCAAGACCTGGCCTCTGCCTGGCCCGGCGGCTTCTTCCAAATCGACATTCCTGGTGTCGATCTGGATGGTGACGGCCGGCGGGAAGTGGTGGTGAGCTACACTGGCGAAACTGCCACCGGCGTTTACTTTCGCATTCTCGAATTCGACCCCAATGATCCGGCGCTGACACTGGTGACGCCCAACGGCGGCGAATCCTGGACGGAAGGCACCAGCGAAACCATCGTGTGGAGCTCGGGGAATTTCATCGGCGGCGTGGATCTGGATTACACTACCGATGGTGGCATCACCTGGAAGTCGATCGTCAAGTACTTCCCCAATCATGGCAGTTACGATTGGTCCGTGCCGTTCGACCCCGCCGATCAGGTGTTGGTGCGAATCGCTGCCGCAGGCAGCGGCGCACCCTTTGACCTCAGTGATGATTACTTCACCATCGCCGTTTGTGTGAACCAGTCCCCGATCGCCGCGGCGGGCGCAGATCAAACCCTGGCAGCCACTTCACCTGCCGGCGCTGCTGTGACTTTGGATGGTTCTGGCTCCACCGATCCTGATCATGATCCCCTTACCTACACTTGGTACGAAAACGGCGAGGTCATTGCCGGACCAACTTCGGAGGCAACCTCACAAATCTCCCTCGCCCTCGGGGTTCACGATCTCGAGCTGACAGTCGATGATGACAAAGGCGGCGCCGATACCGATCAAGTCACCATCACCGTGGAAGAGGGCCTGGAGATGTTTGCGCTCTACGCCAACAAATTCGTGGAGATACGCGAGTGTGACGGCTCGGAAGGATGGGCCGGCTCCAACGGAAAACTCACCGTGCTGACCGGCACGCCGAGCACGATGGCGATTGATCTGCGTGCCCTCGGTGATATTACCATCTATCGTGACAATACCATTGCCGGTGACGTCATCTCCAATGCCAGTATTCATCTCAACCCCCGCTCCACGGTGACCGGTGCAACCATTGAGCACGCGGCGCGGTTGCCGCTGCCGCTGCCAGATCCTGTTTTCACCGCCGGCGGCAACAATGTTGTGGTGGCGAAGAAAGGCTCTCGCAGCCTTACGCCCGGCTCTTATGGCAATGTCACGGTGGGGAAATCCGGCAAGCTCTATTTGCGCGCGGGTGAGTACTACTGGACTTCGTTACGGCTGGGGCAAAGCAGTGAAATCCTGATGGATTTGAGCGAGGGATCGCTGCAGGTCAACATCGTTGGCAGCCTGACCACCGGTGATGATGCCGTGATTGCGATTGCGCCGGCCGGCTCCAGCACGACCCGCGCGGTATTGTTTACCGTGCTGGACGACGGCGTGGTAAGCCTCGGCAATGCCGTGACGTTCATGGGAACGTTGCTGGCACCGCAGGCGCACGTGAAGACCTCGAGTGAATTGCGGATGCAGGGCGCGATTTACGCTGATTCGATCACGGGACTCAAGCGGGCGGTTTTTCTGCATCATTCCTCCATGCAGCAATTGCCGAAGCCGGCTGGAGTGATGGACGAGAAGACTGCAGCTTGGCCACAGGAGTTTGCTCTGTTGCCGAATTTTCCCAATCCCTTTAACCCGGAGACTGAAATTCGTTTCGCGCTGCCGGAGGCCGGCAGCGTCGTGCTGAAGATCTTCAACACCCTCGGCGAGGAAATTCGCATACTGGTGGATGCACGCTTCGAGGCCGGATATCATCGCGTGCGCTGGGATGGCCGGGATCGCAATGGCAAGTCTGCCGCCAGCGGCGTCTATTTCTGTCAACTCCGCGCCGGCGGATCCGTGCAGGTGATGAAGATGAGTCTGTTGCGGTGA
- the mdh gene encoding malate dehydrogenase: protein MKISVIGAGNVGATIALLLAQKRLGDIVLLDVVPGMPEGKALDMAEASPVDRFESNIVGTSQIQDVLDSDLVVMAAGLARKPGMTRMDLLAHNAAIVTSVMRQVAELAPQALIVMVTNPLDVMCYAAWQTTGFAKQRIMGMAGGLDSARLRYFIATALNVSVEDTQAMVLGGHGDAMVLLPRYATVSGIPLAQLLPASAIAKLLERTREAGTEIVQLLKTGSAYYAPAAAAAQMAEAIVLGERRLLPASAYLEGEYGLHGVFIGVPVIIGSNGVEKIVEIELSAEEREALRLSALEVAEGIREWQKLAPPD, encoded by the coding sequence ATGAAAATCTCAGTCATTGGCGCCGGTAATGTCGGCGCCACCATCGCGCTGCTCTTGGCACAAAAACGCCTGGGTGACATTGTGCTGCTGGATGTGGTGCCGGGCATGCCGGAAGGCAAAGCGCTCGACATGGCGGAAGCCAGTCCGGTGGATCGCTTTGAGAGCAACATCGTGGGGACCAGCCAAATTCAAGACGTGCTGGACTCCGATCTGGTGGTGATGGCCGCCGGCTTGGCGCGGAAACCCGGCATGACCCGCATGGATTTGCTGGCCCACAATGCCGCCATCGTCACCAGCGTCATGCGCCAGGTGGCGGAGCTGGCGCCGCAAGCCCTGATCGTGATGGTCACCAATCCCCTGGACGTCATGTGTTATGCCGCATGGCAGACCACGGGCTTTGCCAAGCAGCGCATCATGGGCATGGCCGGTGGGTTGGATTCAGCGCGCTTGCGCTATTTCATCGCCACCGCGCTCAACGTTTCCGTGGAAGATACACAGGCCATGGTTTTGGGCGGCCACGGCGATGCCATGGTACTGCTGCCGCGCTACGCGACCGTTTCCGGCATTCCGCTCGCCCAGTTGCTGCCGGCCTCGGCAATCGCCAAACTCCTCGAGCGCACGCGCGAGGCGGGCACTGAGATCGTGCAGCTCCTCAAAACCGGCAGCGCCTACTACGCGCCCGCGGCTGCTGCCGCGCAAATGGCGGAGGCCATCGTGCTCGGCGAACGCCGCCTCTTGCCGGCCTCTGCCTATCTCGAAGGCGAATACGGCCTGCACGGCGTGTTCATCGGCGTGCCGGTCATCATCGGCAGCAACGGTGTTGAGAAGATCGTCGAGATCGAATTGAGCGCGGAGGAACGCGAGGCGCTGCGCCTCTCGGCGCTGGAGGTGGCGGAGGGAATTCGAGAATGGCAAAAACTCGCCCCGCCGGATTGA
- a CDS encoding response regulator, whose product MTRVMLIEDEANLRRLYRLELGLEGYDVIDADSEAEALRKLGREKIDAVVLDLRLWDHWGIDLLDEILARQRNVPIIINTAYGQWRDDFHLWGADAFVTKSSDLTELKQALAQALGRHN is encoded by the coding sequence ATGACACGCGTCATGTTGATTGAGGACGAGGCCAATCTGCGGCGGCTTTATCGGCTCGAACTCGGGCTGGAAGGCTACGACGTTATCGATGCCGATTCCGAAGCCGAGGCCCTGAGAAAATTGGGACGGGAAAAGATCGATGCCGTGGTGTTGGACCTCCGCCTGTGGGATCATTGGGGGATTGATTTGCTGGACGAGATCCTCGCCCGACAGCGGAACGTACCCATCATCATCAACACGGCCTACGGCCAATGGCGGGATGATTTTCACCTCTGGGGCGCCGATGCCTTCGTCACCAAGTCATCGGATTTGACCGAGCTGAAGCAGGCGCTGGCGCAAGCCCTCGGCCGGCACAACTGA
- a CDS encoding T9SS type A sorting domain-containing protein, with product MRTNQLAAQLLVWALLALPAVAVSQIARFEGSDLVLENRFIKVTLAAEQGMITSWLIKATGQELAYFDQAGSKGLLGARIWTGNWDEEGGWPTEVGRATWTNQIVSNSRASALVRQSLALSEGGVATGMKVVKNFLLTQNSYLIAAEYKLINRTDHTIAFTALTLESTANTGSGGRLGYGEHGSNAVTIITQGQVVENFDFQWMAMEVETRDALFGTVFLDHRPAFAWLYEGVGDNGRDMEPHFGPMNLASGGTETFHLLIYGGPGSLDWFSPAASSQNQSLLRMNEAATEKPLRFVLAQNYPNPFNPETEIRFALPEAGSVVLKIFNTLGEEIRTLAAAPFAAGHHRVLWDGKDNDGKPVASGIYLYQLRVGEFVQVRKMSLLR from the coding sequence ATGCGCACGAATCAACTGGCCGCGCAGCTCCTCGTATGGGCCCTGCTCGCATTACCCGCTGTTGCGGTGAGCCAAATTGCGAGATTCGAAGGCAGCGACCTCGTCCTTGAAAACCGTTTCATCAAAGTCACGTTGGCCGCGGAACAGGGCATGATCACTTCTTGGCTCATCAAAGCTACGGGCCAAGAGCTGGCTTATTTTGACCAGGCTGGCAGCAAGGGCTTGCTGGGCGCGCGTATTTGGACTGGGAATTGGGATGAAGAAGGTGGCTGGCCGACGGAGGTCGGCCGCGCCACGTGGACGAATCAAATCGTCTCCAATTCGCGCGCCAGCGCGCTGGTGCGGCAGAGCCTCGCGCTTTCAGAAGGCGGAGTAGCCACCGGTATGAAAGTCGTGAAGAATTTTTTGCTGACCCAAAACTCTTATCTCATTGCTGCCGAGTATAAGCTCATCAATCGCACCGACCACACGATTGCATTTACTGCGCTCACATTGGAATCAACCGCGAACACCGGGTCGGGCGGCCGTTTGGGTTATGGCGAGCATGGCTCGAACGCGGTCACGATCATCACACAAGGGCAAGTAGTGGAGAACTTCGATTTCCAATGGATGGCCATGGAAGTGGAAACGCGCGACGCACTCTTCGGTACGGTCTTCCTGGATCACCGTCCCGCTTTCGCATGGCTCTATGAAGGGGTCGGCGACAATGGCAGAGACATGGAGCCGCATTTCGGGCCGATGAATCTTGCTTCTGGCGGCACGGAGACTTTTCATTTGTTGATCTACGGCGGGCCGGGCAGCCTCGATTGGTTCTCGCCTGCCGCATCCTCCCAAAACCAAAGCTTGCTGCGTATGAACGAAGCCGCAACGGAAAAACCGCTGCGCTTCGTGCTGGCGCAGAATTATCCCAACCCCTTCAACCCCGAAACCGAAATTCGTTTCGCGCTGCCGGAGGCTGGCAGCGTCGTGCTGAAGATCTTCAACACCCTCGGCGAGGAGATTCGCACGCTGGCAGCCGCGCCGTTCGCAGCGGGTCATCATCGCGTGTTGTGGGACGGCAAGGATAATGACGGCAAGCCCGTCGCCAGCGGCATTTACCTCTATCAACTCCGCGTGGGCGAGTTTGTGCAGGTGAGGAAGATGAGTCTGTTGCGCTGA
- a CDS encoding GMC oxidoreductase has translation MRPLPSRDYDYLVIGSGFGGAAAALRLSEKGYRVLVLEKGKWLRAEDFPKRNWNLKKWLWLPALRCFGLFKITVFRHVAILSGVGVGGGSLVYANTLAIPKARFFAAETWAHLADWEKELHEFYPVALRMLGAAPNPRLEVGDRALQQLAVALGKAEHFNVTDVAVYFGEPGVTAPDPYFNGKGPERTGCCFCGGCMLGCRYNAKNTLDKNYLHFAQQNGVKIQAEAEVYDVIPLDGGPGASGYRVKWRSSTKYFKRRGEFTCRGVVFAGGVTGTVKLLLKLRQTSLPQLSDQVGAGIRTNSESLIGVTTFDRETVFSEGIAIGSILHTDEHSHLEPVRYSAGSGFWRLLMSPLAYGSNAFSRAARIIGDLLRHPLDNLRLFLVDDWSKRTQILLFMRTLESTLRFSRGRLGMKSTLAQGVAPTPFMPEAKELAERFSKIVNGKPTALSTETLLGIPTTAHILGGAVMGQDRSAGVIDKDNRVFGYANMYVCDGSMISANPGVNPSLTILALTERAMSKIPPSLPEPEVSREVANDIALET, from the coding sequence ATGCGACCGCTTCCGTCTCGTGATTATGACTACCTCGTCATCGGCTCCGGATTTGGCGGCGCCGCCGCCGCGCTGCGCCTTTCCGAAAAAGGCTACCGTGTTCTGGTGTTGGAAAAGGGCAAATGGTTGAGGGCGGAAGACTTTCCCAAGCGCAACTGGAATTTGAAGAAGTGGCTCTGGTTGCCGGCGCTGCGTTGTTTTGGATTGTTCAAAATCACCGTTTTCCGCCACGTTGCGATTCTCTCCGGCGTGGGCGTGGGCGGCGGGTCACTGGTTTACGCCAACACGTTGGCGATTCCCAAAGCCAGGTTCTTTGCCGCCGAGACCTGGGCGCATCTGGCGGACTGGGAGAAGGAGCTGCACGAGTTTTATCCCGTGGCTTTGCGTATGCTGGGCGCGGCGCCCAATCCCCGCCTGGAGGTGGGTGACCGCGCCCTGCAGCAGTTGGCCGTTGCGTTGGGCAAAGCAGAGCATTTCAATGTGACCGATGTGGCGGTCTATTTCGGCGAACCGGGAGTGACGGCGCCGGATCCTTATTTCAACGGCAAAGGCCCGGAACGCACCGGCTGCTGCTTCTGCGGCGGCTGCATGTTGGGCTGCCGCTACAATGCCAAGAACACGCTGGACAAGAACTATTTGCATTTTGCCCAGCAAAACGGCGTGAAGATTCAAGCAGAGGCGGAAGTCTACGATGTGATCCCGTTGGATGGCGGACCGGGTGCGTCCGGATATCGCGTCAAGTGGCGGTCGTCCACCAAATATTTCAAAAGGCGGGGCGAATTCACCTGCCGCGGTGTCGTGTTTGCCGGCGGCGTCACCGGCACGGTCAAGCTGCTGCTGAAGCTGCGGCAGACTTCGCTGCCGCAGCTCTCCGACCAAGTCGGCGCGGGCATTCGCACCAACTCGGAGAGCCTGATCGGGGTGACGACGTTCGACCGCGAGACCGTTTTCTCCGAGGGCATTGCGATCGGCTCGATTCTGCATACCGACGAACACAGCCACCTCGAGCCGGTGCGCTATTCTGCCGGTTCGGGCTTTTGGCGCCTGCTTATGTCGCCGCTGGCTTACGGCAGCAATGCCTTCAGTCGCGCCGCCCGGATCATTGGCGATTTGCTGCGGCACCCGCTCGACAACTTGCGGCTTTTTCTGGTGGATGATTGGTCGAAGCGTACGCAGATCCTGCTATTCATGCGCACGTTGGAGAGCACGCTGCGGTTTTCGCGCGGCCGCCTGGGGATGAAGTCCACGCTGGCGCAGGGCGTGGCGCCCACGCCCTTCATGCCCGAAGCCAAAGAGCTGGCGGAGCGCTTCAGCAAGATTGTGAATGGCAAACCCACCGCACTTTCCACCGAGACGCTGCTCGGAATTCCCACCACGGCTCACATTCTCGGCGGCGCAGTGATGGGCCAGGATCGCAGCGCAGGCGTGATCGACAAGGATAATCGCGTGTTTGGCTATGCGAACATGTACGTCTGCGACGGCAGCATGATCTCCGCCAATCCCGGAGTCAATCCCTCACTCACGATATTGGCGCTCACCGAGCGGGCGATGAGCAAGATTCCGCCGTCCCTGCCCGAGCCCGAGGTCAGCAGAGAGGTGGCAAATGATATTGCACTGGAAACGTGA
- a CDS encoding citrate synthase: MPETLSIIDNRTGKKYEVPVVHGTIKAMDLRQIKVSDDDFGLMTYDPAFMNTASCQSRITYIDGDKGILRYRGYPIEQLAEKSTYLEVAYLLIHGELPAAEAREAWARNITHHTLLHENAKKFMEGFHHDAHPMGMVISTLAALSTFYPDAKNIRDAEARMLQIYRLIGKMPTIAGFAYRHRRGLPYVYPDNELSYTGNFLSMLFRMTELKYKPNPIMERALDVLFILHADHEQNCSANVMRSIGSSLADPFVAMAGAAAALYGPLHGGANEEVLHMLHEIGSKDKVPDFIKRVKAGEGRLMGFGHRIYKNYDPRAKIIKETADQVFEVTGRNPLLDIAIELERIALQDDYFVKRKLYPNVDFYSGIIYQAMGFPTDAFTVLFAIPRTAGWIAQWQEMLLDSEQKIARPRQVYLGADKRDYVPSEKRV, encoded by the coding sequence ATGCCCGAAACCCTCAGCATCATCGACAATCGGACCGGAAAGAAATACGAAGTCCCGGTTGTACATGGCACCATCAAGGCCATGGACTTGCGGCAGATCAAAGTCTCTGATGACGACTTTGGGTTGATGACCTACGACCCGGCCTTTATGAACACCGCCAGTTGCCAAAGCCGCATCACCTACATTGACGGCGACAAGGGCATTTTGCGTTATCGTGGCTATCCCATCGAGCAGCTTGCCGAAAAGAGCACGTATCTCGAAGTCGCCTACTTGTTGATTCACGGCGAATTGCCGGCGGCGGAGGCCCGCGAGGCGTGGGCCCGGAACATCACCCACCACACGTTGCTGCATGAGAACGCCAAGAAGTTCATGGAAGGATTTCACCATGACGCCCATCCCATGGGAATGGTGATCAGCACGCTGGCGGCTCTCTCCACCTTCTATCCGGATGCCAAGAACATTCGCGACGCGGAAGCGCGCATGCTGCAGATCTACCGCTTGATCGGCAAGATGCCGACCATCGCCGGCTTTGCCTATCGCCATCGCCGCGGCCTGCCTTATGTCTATCCGGACAACGAGCTGAGCTACACCGGCAATTTCCTCAGCATGCTGTTCAGGATGACCGAGCTCAAATACAAGCCCAATCCGATCATGGAGCGCGCGCTCGACGTGCTGTTCATCCTGCACGCCGACCATGAGCAGAACTGCAGCGCCAACGTCATGCGCAGCATCGGCAGCTCGCTGGCCGATCCCTTCGTGGCCATGGCCGGGGCGGCGGCGGCGCTCTACGGTCCGCTGCACGGCGGCGCCAACGAAGAAGTTTTGCACATGCTGCATGAGATCGGTTCCAAAGACAAGGTGCCCGATTTCATCAAGCGCGTGAAAGCCGGGGAAGGCCGGTTGATGGGCTTCGGCCATCGCATCTACAAGAACTATGATCCGCGCGCCAAGATCATCAAGGAGACCGCGGACCAGGTGTTCGAAGTCACCGGCCGCAATCCACTGCTCGACATCGCCATCGAGCTGGAGCGCATTGCGCTGCAAGATGACTATTTCGTCAAGCGCAAACTCTATCCCAACGTCGATTTCTATTCCGGGATCATTTATCAGGCGATGGGCTTTCCGACGGATGCCTTCACCGTACTGTTCGCGATTCCGCGTACCGCCGGCTGGATTGCCCAGTGGCAGGAAATGCTGCTCGATTCCGAGCAAAAGATCGCACGGCCGCGCCAAGTCTACCTGGGCGCCGACAAGCGCGACTATGTGCCGAGCGAGAAGCGGGTGTAA